CCTGGTGCTCACCGACCTGGAGGCCGTCGTCGCCGCCGGCGGCACCGACCACGGGATCGTCGCGGTCACCGACGTCCTCCGCCCGTCCCTCGAGGCCGCCGCCGGGGTCCTCGGCGTCGGGGTCCTCGGCGAGGCCCGCCGCGAGTCGGCCGCGTCGCTGTTCGCCGACCCGGAGACGGTCGTGTTCGCACTGACCGCCGGCGGCGTCCCCGGTGGGTGGTTCGGCCTGCGCGTCCGCGAGAACGGCACCGTCTCCGCCCCGGCCGCCACGCCCGCCGTGCCGACCGGGAACCTCGGCCGGATCAACAACGTCGAGATGACGCTGACGGTCGAGATCGGCCGCACGCGCATGTCCGTCCGCGACGTCCTCGGCATGGAACCGGGCGCCGTCGTCGAGCTCGACCGCAGCGCCGGGGCCCCCGCGGACGTCCTGCTGAACGGTCGGCTCATCGCGCACGGCGAGGTCGTCGTCGTCGACCAGGACTACGCGGTCCGCATCACGAAGATCCTCGACGTCGCCGAGAGCGTCTGAGCCCGGCCGTGGACACACTGGTCATCGTCCTCCGCGTCGCCCTGTCGCTCGGCGTCGTGCTCGCCCTGATGTGGGTGCTGCACCGCCGCGTGTCGAAGGGGCAGCTCGGCCGACCGAAGGCCCGCGGCCGCCGAGCCGCGTCCGTCGAGGTCGTCGGGCGCACCGGCATCGGCGGCAAGGCGAGCGTCGTCGTGGTGGACGTCGAGGGGGAGCGCCTCGTCCTCGGCGTGTCCGAGCACGGGGTCGCGCTGCTCACGAGCGGGCAGGCGCCCGCTCCGGAGCCCGAGCTCGCGATCGTCACGTCCGCCGACCGGTTCCGCGCCGAGCTGGAGCAGCAGGACGACCCCGCCACGATCCTCCCGGTCGGAGCGGCCGAGACGGCCGAGGTGACGGCGTCGCTGCCCATGCGTCCGCGCAACCGGCGTCCGCAGCGCACCTTCGTGCCGACCAACCGTCAGCTGCACGGTTCGATCCTGTCCGCCGACACGTGGCGGCAGGCCGCGGCTGCGCTCCGCGACCGGCGGGCCGGGTGACCGCCGCACGCGTCGGCCGCCTCGTCACGCTCGTCCTGCTCGGCGCGGCGGTGCTCGCCGGCCTGCTGCTCCTGGACCCGACCGGCGCACACGCCGCCGGGGTCGTCCAGCCGAGCGCGCCCGCGACGCCGACCCCGCCCGCGACCGGGGACTTCAGCGTCAGCGTGAACGGTCCGGACGGCAGCCCGTCGTCGGCGGTCGTGACGCTCCTGGGCATCACGCTCCTCAGCGTCGCCCCGTCGCTGCTGCTCATGATGACGTCCTTCACGAAGATCTTCGTGGTCCTCGCGATGACCCGGAACGCGCTCGCGCTCCAGGGCATCCCGCCGAACCAGGTCCTCGCCGGACTCGCGCTCTTCCTGTCGCTCTTCGTGATGGCACCGGTGCTCGGGCACATCAACGACGACGCCCTGCAGCCGTACCTGGCGGGGCACGTCGACTTCGCGACGGCGGTCGAGGTCGGGACGAAGCCGCTCCGCACGTTCATGCTGCACCAGACGCGCGAGGAGGACGTCGCGCTCATCACCCGCGCGGCCGGTCAGGCCAACCCGAAGGACATGGACGCCGTCCCGATGACGACCGTGATCCCGGCGTTCGTGATCTCCGAGCTCCGCAGCGCGTTCATCATCGGGTTCGTCATCTTCATCCCGTTCCTGGTGATCGACCTCGTCGTGTCCGCAGCGCTGATGTCGATGGGCATGATGATGCTCCCACCGGTGATGATCTCGCTGCCGTTCAAGATCCTGCTGTTCGTGCTCGTCGACGGGTGGGGGCTCATCATCCAGTCGCTCATCGAGAGCTACCAGGTGGTGCACTGATGAACCAGCAGGCCGTCATCGACCTCACGCTCCAGGCGCTCCTGGTGTCGGCGAAGCTCGCCGCCCCGGTCCTCGTGACCTCGCTCGTCGTCGGGTTCGCGATCTCGCTGTTCCAGTCCGTGACCCAGATCCAGGAGGTCACGCTCTCGTTCGTGCCGAAGGCCGTCGCCGTCGCGATCGCCCTGGTCGTCTGCGGCAACTGGATGATCTCGGAGATGGTGGCGTTCACGCACGTCGCGTTCGACATGATCCCGAAGCTGCTCGGGACCGGCTGATGGACCTCGTCGTCGACGGCGCGCGGCTCGAGGCCACGATGCTCGCCGGGGTGCGGCTCGTGGCGTTCTTCGTCATCGCGCCGCCGTTCTCGTACCGGGCGTTCCCGGCGACGATCAAGGTCGTCCTCGGGCTCGCCCTGGCGATCGGCCTCGCGCCGCACGTCGGCGCCGGGTACGTGCAGGCGGACACCGGGGCGTTCCTCCTCGCCCTCCTCACCCAGCTCGCGGTGGGGCTCGGGCTCGGGTTCCTGGTGTTCCTCGTCTTCGCCGCCGTGCAGTCCGCCGGTGCGCTCATCGACCTGTTCGGAGGGTTCACCCTCGCGCAGGCGTTCGACCCGCAGTCCCAGGTGAACGGCGCGCAGTTCACCCGGCTGTTCCAGATGGCGTCCCTCGCGCTCCTGTTCGCCAGCGGGGGCTACCAGCCCATCGTCGGCGGACTCGTCCGGTCGTTCGACGCGGTGCCCCTCGTCGGCACCGACGGTGCACCCGGCACCTTCGCGGTCGGGTCACTCGCGGCGCTGCTCGTCACCGCGATGTCGCAGATGTTCCTCGCGGCGCTGCAGATCGCCGGCCCGCTCGTCGTCGTGCTCTTCCTGGCGGACGTCGGACTCGGGCTGCTCACCCGGGTCGCACCCGCGCTGAACGCCTTCCAGATGGGCTTCCCGATCAAGATCGGGCTGACCGTCGTGTTCGCCGGCGCGCTCTTCATGGCCCTGCCCGCGGTGGTGTCGTCCCTCACCGGGGACGCCGTCGCCGCGATCACCGGACGGGGGTGACGGCGTGTCCGACGGCGGCAGCGGGGAACGGTCCGAGCGGGCCACCCAGAAGCGCATGCAGGAGGTGCACCGGAAGGGGCAGCTCGGCCGGTCGCAGGACCTCGGCGCCTGGGTCGGGATCGCGACGGCGGCGCTCATGATGCCCGCCGCGATCGGCAGTGCCGCCTCGGCCGGGCAGGAGCAGCTGCACGTCGTGCAGCGGGTGATCGCCGACCCCACGACCGCCACGGCGCGGCAGGCGCTCGTCGACGCGTTCGCCTCGATCGGGGCGACGCTCGGCCCGATGCTCGGCGTCGTCGCGGTCGCCGTCGCGGCGGTGTCCGTCGCGCAGGGCGGGGTGCACTTCCGTCGGATGACCCCGCAGCCGGACCACTTCGACCCGGTCGCCGGGATCAAGCGGGTGTTCGGCGTGCAGGCGCTCTGGAACGGGGTGAAGGCGCTGCTCAAGACCGCGGTCGTCGGGCTCGTGCTCTGGTTCGCCGTGCAGTCGCTCGTGCCCGTGCTCATGACGAGCGGCTCGCTGCCGCTGTCCGCGGTGCTCGACGCCGCCGCGGCCGGCACCGGGACGCTCCTGCGCGCCGCCGTCGCCGCGGGGCTGCTCCTCGCCGCGGTCGACGTCTTCGTGGTTGTCCGGCGCAACCGGAAGCGCACCATGATGACCAAGCAGGAGGTCAAGGACGAGTCGAAGCACAGCGAGGGCGACCCCCTCGTGAAGTCGCAGCGACGCTCCCGCCAGCTGGCGATGAGCCGGAACCGGATGGTCGCCGCGATCGGGGACGCCGACGTCGTCATGACGAACCCGACCCACTACGCGGTCGCGCTCCGCTACGAACCGGGGAAGTCCGCTCCACGGGTGACCGCGAAGGGTGCCGGGCCGGTCGCCGACGTCATCCGCGCCAGGGCCGAGGAGGCCCGGGTACCGATCGTCCGCGACGTCCCGCTCACCCGGGCGCTGCACGCCGCGTGCGAGCTCGGGCAGGAGGTCCCGGTCGACCTCTACACGCCCGTCGCCCGCGTCCTGTCGTTCGTGATGGCCCTCAAGGCCCGCGGTGCCGCGGCGGGCACGCACGCCGCACCCCGTCCGACCACCCCGGCCGAGGTCGCCGCCGTCCTCGACCCCGCCACCCTCAGCGGCGACCTGCGTCCGCGCCGGCTCCGCCCGTCCCGTCCCGCCGCCGACGCGGCACCCAGCCCGTCGTCGTCCGCGACCTCCGATCCGCAAGGGGTTCCCGCATGAACCGCAAGGACCTGCCGAAGCTCGCCGTCCCCGTCTTCATCGTCGGGATCGTCCTGCTCCTGATCCTGCCGGTGCCGTCGTTCCTGCTCGACGTGCTCATCATCTGCAACATCCTGCTGGCGCTCGTGATCCTGCTCACGACGCTGTTCGTGAAGAAGCCGCTCGACTTCTCGGTGTTCCCCTCGCTGCTGCTCGTCGCGACGCTGTTCCGGCTCGGCCTGAACGTCGCGTCCACCCGGCTCGTGCTCGGCGAGGGGTTCGCCGGCGACGTCATCCAGGCGTTCGGCCACGTCGCGGTCTCCGGGTCGGTGATCATCGGCGCGGTCGTGTTCCTCATCCTCGTGGTGATCCAGTTCGTCGTCGTCACGAAGGGCGCCGAGCGCGTCGCCGAGGTCGGGGCGCGGTTCACCCTCGACGCCATGCCGGGCAAGCAGATGGCGATCGACGCCGACCTGAACGCCGGGCTCATCACGGACGCCGAGGCGAAGGAGCGCCGCGCGGCCGTCTCCGCCGAGGCCGACTTCTACGGCGCGATGGACGGCGCATCGAAGTTCGTCAAGGGCGACGCGATCGCGGGCATCCTGATCATCGTCATCAACCTCATCGGCGGCATCGCGATCGGCATGCTGCAGAACGGCCTCTCGATCACCGACGCCCTGTCGAAGTACGGCATCCTGACGATCGGCGACGGGCTCGTGACGCAGATCCCGGCGCTCCTGATGGCGGTCTCGACGGGCATGATCGTGACCCGGTCCGGCGCGGAGACCGAGATCGGCGCCTCGGCGACGAAGCAGCTGACCCAGTCCCGCAACGCGCTGATGATCGCCGGGGTGGCCGCGATCGCGATGGGCTTCATCCCCGGCATGCCGATCGTCCCGTTCCTGCTCATCGGCGCCGGCCTGCTGTTCGCCGGATGGCGACTCGCCCGGCAGGCGAAGCGCGAGGAGCAAGCGGCCGAGCAGCAGCAGGCGCTCGAGGCCGCGGCGCCCACGTCGGACAGCCCCGAGGACCTGCTCGAGCAGATGCGCGTGCACGCCCTCGAGATCCTGCTCGCCCCCGACCTGGTCGACATGGTGTCCGGCGCCTCGGACGACCTGCTCGGTCGGGTCCGCGCGCTCCGCCGGAAGATCGCCGTCGACATGGGGATCGTCGTGCCGCCGGTGCGGACGCGCGACAGCATCGACCTGCCGCCGGCGACCTACGCCATCCGGATCGCCGGCGTCGAGGCCGGTCGGGGGACCGCGCCCGCGCGGAGCGTCCTCGCACTCGGCGACCAGCTCGACGGGCTGCCCGGCGCGGTGACGGTCGAGCCGGTGTTCGGGCTCGCCGGCAAGTGGGTCCCCGCCGAGCTCCGGCACGCGGCGGAGATGACGGGTGCGACCGTGATCGACCGGGTCTCCGTGCTCGTCACCCACCTGCAGGCCGTGATCGGGGACAACGCCGCACGGCTGCTCACGCGCGAGGACGTCAAGGTCCTCACCGAGGGCGTCAAGCAGGTGAACCCGGCCGCGGTCGAGGAGCTCGTCCCCGGCATGCTCTCGCTCGCCGAGGTGCAGCGCGTGCTCCAGGGCCTGCTGTCCGAGCGTGTCCCGATCAACGACCTCGGCCGGATCTGCGAGGCGCTCACCCTCCGGGCCAAGGTCTCGACGGACCCCGAGGGACTCGTCGAGGCCGCCCGCACCGCCCTCGGTCCGGCCCTGCCCGCGCGCTACGCCGAGGACGGCACGCTCCGGGTGATCATGATCGACCCGCTCCTGGAGCAGTCGATGCTCGAGGGGCTCCGGCCGTCCGAGCAGGGTACCCAGATCGTGCTCGACGCGCACCGCATCGAGCAGGTCCTCGGGTCCCTCCGCGACGCCGTGCGCTCGGTCGAGGAACAGGGGCTCTCCGCCGTCCTGGTGTGCGCCCCGCAGCTCCGCCCGGCCGTGCACCGCATGGTCTCCGCGCAGGCGAACGGCCTGCCGGTGCTGTCGTACCAGGAGGCCACCGCCGCGGGCTCCACCATCGAGACCGTGGGGGTGGTCCGTGCCGCCGACCCGATCGCTGCGTAGGGGCCCGACGCTCGAGGCGGTCCGCGAGGCCGTCCGCGCCGAGTTCGGCACCAGCGCCCGCATCGTCTCCGCCGAGCGCGTCACGTCCGCCGGCATCGGCGGGCTGTTCCGCCGCGCCCACGTCGAGGCGGTCGTCGAGGTCGCCGACCCGACCACCCCGCCCGTCGCGCGGGTCGCGATCGCGGACGGTCCGGTCGTGCGGGTCGGCATCGCCGCGCTCCTCGCCGACGCCGAGGCGGCCGAGGACCGCATCGCCCGCTCCGACGGCACCGCGACGGCGCGTGCCGACGCGTTCGCGTCGGTGCTCGACGGGTTCGTCGCGGACGGGATCGCACCGCGCGGAGCTGCAGCCACGTCCGTGCCCGCATCCGTGCCCGCATCCGTGCCAGCGGATGCATCCGTGCCCGTGCCGGTGCCGGTGCGCGGGCCCGCCGGGGCCGGCCCCGAGCCGGACGCGGGCTTGGTCGACGGGGGCGGGTCGCGCCTCCAGGACGGTGCCGGCGACCAGCCTGGAGGCGCGGTGCCACCGGTCCTGTCGGCCCCCGTCGTGCCGGCGGTGCGGTCCGCCGACGGCGACCTGGTCCTGCTGGTCGGCCGACCGACCGACGTCGACGCAGCGGCCGGCGTCTTCGCGATGCGGCACGCGCTCCAGCCGACCGACGCCGCGGACCGGCGGGCCGGGAT
The Curtobacterium citreum genome window above contains:
- the fliN gene encoding flagellar motor switch protein FliN yields the protein MTTTTLHTAAAESLAAQLPTAAPLSAVAQPGGAPAVVLEAAADAVVASFVGGLSADLALVLTDLEAVVAAGGTDHGIVAVTDVLRPSLEAAAGVLGVGVLGEARRESAASLFADPETVVFALTAGGVPGGWFGLRVRENGTVSAPAATPAVPTGNLGRINNVEMTLTVEIGRTRMSVRDVLGMEPGAVVELDRSAGAPADVLLNGRLIAHGEVVVVDQDYAVRITKILDVAESV
- a CDS encoding FliO/MopB family protein yields the protein MDTLVIVLRVALSLGVVLALMWVLHRRVSKGQLGRPKARGRRAASVEVVGRTGIGGKASVVVVDVEGERLVLGVSEHGVALLTSGQAPAPEPELAIVTSADRFRAELEQQDDPATILPVGAAETAEVTASLPMRPRNRRPQRTFVPTNRQLHGSILSADTWRQAAAALRDRRAG
- the fliP gene encoding flagellar type III secretion system pore protein FliP (The bacterial flagellar biogenesis protein FliP forms a type III secretion system (T3SS)-type pore required for flagellar assembly.) yields the protein MTAARVGRLVTLVLLGAAVLAGLLLLDPTGAHAAGVVQPSAPATPTPPATGDFSVSVNGPDGSPSSAVVTLLGITLLSVAPSLLLMMTSFTKIFVVLAMTRNALALQGIPPNQVLAGLALFLSLFVMAPVLGHINDDALQPYLAGHVDFATAVEVGTKPLRTFMLHQTREEDVALITRAAGQANPKDMDAVPMTTVIPAFVISELRSAFIIGFVIFIPFLVIDLVVSAALMSMGMMMLPPVMISLPFKILLFVLVDGWGLIIQSLIESYQVVH
- the fliQ gene encoding flagellar biosynthesis protein FliQ, which produces MNQQAVIDLTLQALLVSAKLAAPVLVTSLVVGFAISLFQSVTQIQEVTLSFVPKAVAVAIALVVCGNWMISEMVAFTHVAFDMIPKLLGTG
- a CDS encoding flagellar biosynthetic protein FliR gives rise to the protein MDLVVDGARLEATMLAGVRLVAFFVIAPPFSYRAFPATIKVVLGLALAIGLAPHVGAGYVQADTGAFLLALLTQLAVGLGLGFLVFLVFAAVQSAGALIDLFGGFTLAQAFDPQSQVNGAQFTRLFQMASLALLFASGGYQPIVGGLVRSFDAVPLVGTDGAPGTFAVGSLAALLVTAMSQMFLAALQIAGPLVVVLFLADVGLGLLTRVAPALNAFQMGFPIKIGLTVVFAGALFMALPAVVSSLTGDAVAAITGRG
- a CDS encoding EscU/YscU/HrcU family type III secretion system export apparatus switch protein, which encodes MSDGGSGERSERATQKRMQEVHRKGQLGRSQDLGAWVGIATAALMMPAAIGSAASAGQEQLHVVQRVIADPTTATARQALVDAFASIGATLGPMLGVVAVAVAAVSVAQGGVHFRRMTPQPDHFDPVAGIKRVFGVQALWNGVKALLKTAVVGLVLWFAVQSLVPVLMTSGSLPLSAVLDAAAAGTGTLLRAAVAAGLLLAAVDVFVVVRRNRKRTMMTKQEVKDESKHSEGDPLVKSQRRSRQLAMSRNRMVAAIGDADVVMTNPTHYAVALRYEPGKSAPRVTAKGAGPVADVIRARAEEARVPIVRDVPLTRALHAACELGQEVPVDLYTPVARVLSFVMALKARGAAAGTHAAPRPTTPAEVAAVLDPATLSGDLRPRRLRPSRPAADAAPSPSSSATSDPQGVPA
- a CDS encoding flagellar biosynthesis protein FlhA — translated: MNRKDLPKLAVPVFIVGIVLLLILPVPSFLLDVLIICNILLALVILLTTLFVKKPLDFSVFPSLLLVATLFRLGLNVASTRLVLGEGFAGDVIQAFGHVAVSGSVIIGAVVFLILVVIQFVVVTKGAERVAEVGARFTLDAMPGKQMAIDADLNAGLITDAEAKERRAAVSAEADFYGAMDGASKFVKGDAIAGILIIVINLIGGIAIGMLQNGLSITDALSKYGILTIGDGLVTQIPALLMAVSTGMIVTRSGAETEIGASATKQLTQSRNALMIAGVAAIAMGFIPGMPIVPFLLIGAGLLFAGWRLARQAKREEQAAEQQQALEAAAPTSDSPEDLLEQMRVHALEILLAPDLVDMVSGASDDLLGRVRALRRKIAVDMGIVVPPVRTRDSIDLPPATYAIRIAGVEAGRGTAPARSVLALGDQLDGLPGAVTVEPVFGLAGKWVPAELRHAAEMTGATVIDRVSVLVTHLQAVIGDNAARLLTREDVKVLTEGVKQVNPAAVEELVPGMLSLAEVQRVLQGLLSERVPINDLGRICEALTLRAKVSTDPEGLVEAARTALGPALPARYAEDGTLRVIMIDPLLEQSMLEGLRPSEQGTQIVLDAHRIEQVLGSLRDAVRSVEEQGLSAVLVCAPQLRPAVHRMVSAQANGLPVLSYQEATAAGSTIETVGVVRAADPIAA